From Candidatus Angelobacter sp.:
GCGATTGTTCCGTGGAACTTTCCGTTTCCCATTGCGTGCTGGAAGGCCGCGCCCGCGCTGGCCGCCGGCAACTGCGTCGTCCTCAAGCCGGCGTCGCTCTCCCCGCTCACGGCGCTCAAGCTCGGCGAACTGGCCCATGCCGCCGGCCTGCCTCCGGGTGTGTTGCAGGTCCTGCCCGGCGGCGGCTCTACAATCGGCGACGCGCTCGTCACCCATCCGCTCGTGCGCAAGGTCTCGTTCACCGGTTCGACCGAGATCGGTCGGCGCATCATGGAGCTCGCGTCGCGTGATCTGAAACGCATCTCGCTCGAACTCGGCGGCAAGTCACCCAACATTGTGTTTGCTGATGCCGACTGGCAACGCGCGGCCGAGACCTCACCCATGAGCGTCTTCGCCAACACCGGCCAGGACTGCTGCGCGCGCAGTCGAATGTTCGTCGAACGAAGCATCTATGAACCGTTCGTCGAGAAGTTCGTTGCCGCGACGAAGAAGCTCGTTGTTGGCGATCCGGCCAAAGCGGAAACGCAGCTCGGTCCGCTTGTTTCCGCCGGCCAACGCGGCAGCGTGGAAGGATTTCTCGCCGATGCCCGCAAGCGCGGAAGCAAATTCGCCTTTGGCGGCAATCGTCCTCAATCGAAGGGTTATTTCCTCGAACCGACCGTGCTGCTCGACGTGGAAAAGGAGGATCGTTGCTGGCGCGAAGAAATTTTCGGGCCGGTCGTCTGCATCACGCCGTTTGACGACGAGGCGCAAATGATCCGGGATGTGAACGCGTCGCCCTATGGTCTGAGCGGCTCGCTTTGGACGAATGATCTGCGCCGGGCGATTCGCGTTGCCAAAGCCGTCGAGAGCGGCGTGATGAGCATCAACTCGCATTCCAGCGTTCACACCGAGGCGCCGTTCGGCGGATTCAAGCAAAGCGGCATTGGCCGCGACCTCGGCATGGCGGCGATGGAAGGATACACGGAGTTGAAGAACGTTTACGTCGCGGAATGATTTCCCATGAATCTTACCCAGCTTAAATCCCAGGTTAAGTCCGGTGCCATCGACACCGTCATCGTCGCCTTTCCCGATCCGTTTGGCCGATTGGTTGGCAAGCGTTTCACCGCGGCGCATTTTCTCGACTCGGTCGTGAAGCACGGGACGCACGGGTGCAATTATCTGCTCACGGTGAATCTGGAAATGGATCCGCTCGACGGCTTCAGGGTCGCGAACTGGGACGCGGGTTTCGGCGATTTCGCGTTTCGTCCCGACCCGGCCACGCTGCGCGTGTTGCCATGGCAGACCGCCACCGCTCTCGTGCTTTGCGATTACGTCCGCGACGACGGTTCGTTGGTTGCTGAAGCGCCGCGGTCGGTGTTGCGCCGCCAACTGGATTTACTCAAGAGGCAGGGATTTTCCTCCTTTTGTGCGAGCGAGCTGGAGTTTTATCTGTTCAACCAGACCTATCACTCCGCCTTTTCCAGTGGTTA
This genomic window contains:
- a CDS encoding aldehyde dehydrogenase family protein, with amino-acid sequence MTLPAQLFVDGVRRDSSSGNRAALINPATEEALVEVAAADVADANAAVESAQRAWESGWRDLAPGKREAVLHAVARKLREHLEEIAQLERLNIGKPIGDARDEAGLGARVFEYYAGAVTKFCGQTIPVGRGGFDFTLRQPMGVVAAIVPWNFPFPIACWKAAPALAAGNCVVLKPASLSPLTALKLGELAHAAGLPPGVLQVLPGGGSTIGDALVTHPLVRKVSFTGSTEIGRRIMELASRDLKRISLELGGKSPNIVFADADWQRAAETSPMSVFANTGQDCCARSRMFVERSIYEPFVEKFVAATKKLVVGDPAKAETQLGPLVSAGQRGSVEGFLADARKRGSKFAFGGNRPQSKGYFLEPTVLLDVEKEDRCWREEIFGPVVCITPFDDEAQMIRDVNASPYGLSGSLWTNDLRRAIRVAKAVESGVMSINSHSSVHTEAPFGGFKQSGIGRDLGMAAMEGYTELKNVYVAE